A section of the Piliocolobus tephrosceles isolate RC106 chromosome 14, ASM277652v3, whole genome shotgun sequence genome encodes:
- the SWI5 gene encoding LOW QUALITY PROTEIN: DNA repair protein SWI5 homolog (The sequence of the model RefSeq protein was modified relative to this genomic sequence to represent the inferred CDS: inserted 2 bases in 2 codons) — MKKIKRKGGVARQRRGQRDLWRHNKSCARNRCPRPXSERGGAGFPWVRAQLAVRXIKLRVSVPCPAHLRGRSPTPALDPLAPLNPLIRGPRTPGLRRIEPGLTRSCRGAFRSPRPSPKSGQADGSSEESLHLDIQKLKEKRDMLDEEISQFISEGYSVDELEDHITQLHEYNDIKDVGQMLMGKLAVIRGVTTKELYPEFGLDMND, encoded by the exons ATGAAAAAGATAAAGCGGAAAGGAGGCGTGGCCAGGCAGCGGCGTGGCCAGAGGGACCTGTGGCGTCACAACAAAAGCTGCGCACGCAACCGCTGTCCCCGCC CTTCGGAGAGGGGCGGGGCCGGCTTTCCTTGGGTGCGCGCGCAGCTTGCTGTTC CCATCAAGCTCCGGGTCAGTGTTCCTTGCCCCGCGCACCTGAGAGGCCGCTCTCCGACTCCCGCGCTGGACCCTCTTGCGCCACTGAACCCCCTGATCCGGGGGCCTCGGACCCCAGGGCTCAGGAG GATTGAACCAGGACTTACCCGAAGTTGCCGCGGGGCCTTCCGTTCCCCT AGGCCATCACCCAAGTCTGGCCAGGCTGATGGGAGCAGCGAGGAGTCTCTGCACCTTGACATTCAGAAACTGAAGGAGAAGAGGGACATGCTGGATGAGGAGATCTCCCAGTTCATATCTGA AGGCTACAGTGTGGATGAACTAGAGGACCACATTACCCAGCTTCACGAGTACAATGACATCAAGGATGTGGGGCAGATGCTGATGGGCAAACTAg ctGTGATCCGAGGTGTCACCACCAAAGAGTTGTATCCAGAGTTTGGGCTGGACATGAATGACTGA